One stretch of Balneola sp. MJW-20 DNA includes these proteins:
- the dnaG gene encoding DNA primase, with product MISDDKKEEVRAAADIVEVVSDYVKLKKSGSGFSGLCPYHDEKTPSFHVTPRLGIFKCFGCGESGDVFKFVMDQDGVGFTEAIRQLAERYGVFIPEEEEGLNDERSQHKEGIYHALKFAGVYFYRNLIENPEAQKARDYLEKRGYSNAVIKKFGLGYAPGGGEDLLKAAKGAGIDEKYLHDADLIKPSQRSDGFYDTFRNRLMFPIFSPTGKVIAFAGRVLGNEKTAKYINSAQTQVYNKSEVVYGVNFARNEIRKNKEVILVEGYTDVITLNTNGIANVVASSGTSLTPGQMKVLHRYGEKIIMIYDSDDAGQNAMKRGIDIALSEGMEVELLELPENQDPDSFVKQFGKESFTDLKNQDSKDFVDFLMLKAEEEGRLEKPVELKKVIEEILRSIAHIPDSIQRQVYVQHLHTRTQKWRRGSDRDLYEELDKIRADVLQEEKRAQRRNQRQLEQPYRPKPMDNSESDPRPVPEPVNNPVRTVKKPHYEKELIRLMISYGRKMVEYVCSFTNEKLFEDEELQIFYKDILQRYMDEEEISVNAYSGREEPFPKLVGDVMLERYTASDRHHEKVGLKYEKDKDPFKSAKSVMRTLELHFYHRKRAELAEKLKSSDDDERRMIIRKQSDIQAKITYREKTDADDLYPDAESKDENGNQRSAFEYKMKHERDE from the coding sequence ATGATAAGCGACGACAAAAAAGAAGAGGTCCGGGCAGCGGCAGATATTGTCGAAGTGGTCTCAGACTATGTCAAGCTGAAGAAATCCGGAAGCGGCTTTTCAGGATTGTGTCCTTATCATGATGAGAAAACACCATCTTTCCACGTAACTCCACGACTAGGAATATTCAAATGTTTTGGTTGCGGTGAATCCGGGGACGTCTTCAAGTTTGTAATGGATCAGGACGGTGTAGGGTTTACGGAAGCCATTCGTCAGCTGGCCGAGCGCTACGGTGTTTTTATTCCGGAAGAAGAAGAAGGGCTTAATGATGAGCGTTCTCAGCATAAAGAAGGGATCTATCATGCACTGAAGTTTGCCGGGGTCTATTTCTATCGCAACCTGATCGAAAATCCGGAAGCTCAGAAAGCTCGTGATTACCTGGAGAAAAGAGGATATTCCAATGCAGTTATCAAAAAATTTGGCCTCGGTTATGCACCCGGTGGTGGAGAAGATCTGCTTAAAGCGGCAAAGGGTGCCGGGATCGATGAAAAGTATTTGCATGATGCAGATCTCATAAAACCCAGCCAGCGAAGTGATGGATTCTACGATACTTTTCGCAACCGGCTGATGTTTCCCATTTTCAGTCCCACAGGCAAGGTGATCGCCTTTGCAGGAAGAGTTCTTGGCAATGAAAAAACGGCTAAATATATCAACTCCGCACAGACTCAGGTTTACAATAAATCTGAAGTGGTTTATGGGGTGAATTTTGCCCGTAATGAGATCCGAAAAAATAAAGAAGTGATACTGGTGGAAGGTTATACCGATGTGATCACTCTAAATACTAACGGAATAGCCAATGTGGTAGCCAGCAGCGGGACCTCGCTTACTCCCGGTCAGATGAAAGTACTGCATCGCTATGGTGAAAAGATCATAATGATCTATGACTCGGATGATGCCGGTCAAAATGCGATGAAACGGGGCATCGATATTGCCCTCTCGGAAGGAATGGAAGTAGAGTTGCTGGAACTGCCAGAAAACCAGGATCCGGATTCTTTTGTGAAGCAATTCGGCAAGGAATCTTTTACAGACCTCAAGAATCAAGATTCAAAGGACTTTGTAGACTTTCTCATGCTTAAAGCAGAAGAAGAGGGCAGACTTGAAAAACCGGTAGAACTCAAGAAAGTCATAGAAGAAATACTGAGGTCCATTGCTCATATACCGGATTCGATACAGCGTCAAGTCTATGTTCAGCACCTGCACACACGAACACAGAAGTGGAGAAGAGGGTCTGATCGTGATCTCTATGAAGAACTGGATAAGATCCGTGCAGACGTGTTGCAGGAAGAAAAGCGAGCTCAGCGACGTAATCAGCGACAGCTGGAGCAGCCTTACCGCCCGAAACCAATGGATAATTCTGAATCTGATCCGCGACCAGTACCTGAACCGGTTAACAATCCCGTCCGCACGGTCAAAAAGCCACACTACGAGAAAGAGCTTATCCGCCTGATGATCAGCTATGGCCGGAAGATGGTGGAATATGTATGCTCTTTTACCAACGAGAAACTTTTTGAGGATGAAGAGCTTCAGATCTTTTATAAGGATATTCTTCAGCGATATATGGATGAAGAAGAGATCTCCGTGAATGCCTACTCAGGCAGGGAGGAACCTTTTCCAAAACTGGTGGGAGATGTTATGCTCGAACGATATACCGCCAGTGACCGGCATCACGAAAAAGTGGGTCTTAAATATGAGAAAGATAAGGATCCCTTCAAGTCTGCAAAGAGTGTAATGCGTACGCTAGAGCTGCATTTCTATCATAGAAAGCGGGCAGAGCTGGCAGAAAAGCTCAAATCATCCGATGATGATGAACGACGCATGATCATCCGCAAGCAATCAGATATACAGGCCAAGATCACATACCGGGAAAAAACGGATGCGGATGACCTGTACCCGGATGCGGAGTCAAAAGATGAAAATGGAAATCAACGTTCTGCTTTCGAATATAAGATGAAGCATGAAAGGGATGAGTGA
- a CDS encoding DUF4249 family protein, which produces MRIPALLLLLLSVTSCEIYQQDRYEEFYVVESYLVAERQLPPLRLSRTGESGEIYLYDDLGINNAQVQIQLLQTGPGSAVEETFSYQFGDIQTTPGVYIPTVNHDVIPERTYRLEITFPNSAELITAETIVPGAFEVLGGVRDSIVYQSSDQLEIQVSQSRYPDRQSIYIFNSISQQPLFENITPLYSELIDEDDLENELERIAKTSSGIINEGNFDINPDNSITVRYPWIAVAFFGDNQIVAHTLDDNVYDFIRSQDVQLGGSTLSPGEIQNVIYNIDGAIGIFGSVSTDTIQTFIKRPDF; this is translated from the coding sequence ATGAGAATACCAGCATTACTTCTATTACTATTATCAGTCACCTCTTGTGAGATCTATCAACAGGACCGTTACGAAGAATTCTATGTGGTAGAATCCTATCTCGTCGCTGAGCGTCAGCTCCCTCCTCTGCGTTTATCCAGAACCGGAGAAAGCGGAGAGATCTACTTATATGATGATCTGGGAATCAATAATGCACAGGTGCAGATACAATTATTACAAACCGGTCCCGGATCAGCCGTTGAAGAAACTTTTTCCTATCAGTTCGGAGATATACAGACCACACCCGGGGTTTATATACCAACCGTGAATCATGATGTGATCCCTGAGCGAACCTACCGGCTTGAGATCACCTTTCCTAATTCTGCAGAGTTAATAACAGCTGAAACTATCGTACCCGGTGCGTTTGAGGTACTGGGAGGAGTCAGAGATAGTATTGTATATCAATCTTCAGATCAGCTGGAAATCCAGGTCAGTCAGAGCCGGTACCCTGACAGGCAGAGTATATATATTTTTAACTCGATCAGTCAGCAACCATTGTTTGAGAATATTACCCCTTTATATTCCGAGCTGATCGATGAAGACGATCTGGAAAATGAACTGGAACGTATTGCCAAAACCAGTTCCGGAATTATTAACGAAGGCAATTTTGATATCAATCCGGATAACAGTATTACAGTACGATATCCGTGGATCGCAGTTGCCTTCTTCGGAGATAATCAGATCGTAGCTCATACCCTGGATGATAATGTCTATGATTTTATCCGTTCGCAGGATGTACAGCTGGGCGGATCGACCCTTTCTCCGGGTGAAATTCAAAATGTAATTTATAATATTGACGGAGCTATTGGTATCTTTGGCTCCGTATCAACCGATACCATTCAGACCTTTATTAAGAGACCCGATTTTTGA
- a CDS encoding glucose-1-phosphate adenylyltransferase, which translates to MKSSVVAVILGGGRGTRLFPLTDQRSKPAVPIGGKYRLVDIPISNCLNSDIRRIYVLTQFNSASLNRHIKNTFNFDVFSSGFVDILAAEQTTDSQDWFQGTADAVRQSIHHMENHTYEHVLILSGDQLYQMDYRNMLQRHKENNADLTVATIPVNAEDATGFGIMKTNKDGIIEKFIEKPSSDLLGDWKSEVPQKFKDEGKDYLASMGIYIFNRETMIKLFDDNPGATDFGKELIPKCLEEGQTVCSYEFEGYWTDIGTIRSFFEANLSLADTVPEFNLYDNDNFIYTRARLLPASKLMGTTLEQSLMAEGCIIEASRIVQSVIGIRSRIGKGTTVENSIIMGNDYFQDRKVIEEASDEDPALGIGQRCYISNAIIDKNVAIGHDVRIVGGTHLEDGDHKYHYVRDGIVIVKKSTVIPAGTTIM; encoded by the coding sequence ATGAAGAGTTCAGTTGTCGCAGTCATATTAGGTGGTGGAAGGGGTACCCGATTATTTCCGCTTACAGATCAACGTTCCAAACCAGCTGTGCCTATCGGCGGGAAATACCGACTGGTGGATATTCCAATCTCAAATTGTCTCAATTCTGATATCAGGCGGATCTATGTACTGACCCAGTTCAATTCCGCTTCTTTGAACAGACATATCAAAAACACCTTTAATTTTGATGTCTTCAGCAGTGGTTTTGTGGATATTCTTGCTGCAGAGCAAACCACAGACAGTCAGGACTGGTTTCAGGGAACTGCAGATGCGGTCCGGCAATCCATTCACCACATGGAGAATCATACTTACGAACATGTTCTTATTCTATCCGGTGACCAATTATATCAGATGGATTACCGTAATATGCTGCAGCGACACAAGGAGAATAATGCCGATCTTACCGTAGCCACTATCCCGGTCAATGCTGAAGATGCAACCGGATTCGGGATTATGAAGACCAACAAAGACGGGATCATTGAAAAATTTATAGAAAAACCTTCGTCCGACTTGCTTGGGGACTGGAAATCAGAGGTGCCGCAGAAATTTAAGGACGAAGGGAAAGATTATCTTGCTTCCATGGGTATTTATATTTTTAATCGTGAGACCATGATCAAGTTGTTTGATGATAACCCGGGGGCAACTGATTTCGGAAAAGAACTGATCCCAAAATGTCTTGAAGAAGGGCAGACCGTATGTAGTTATGAATTTGAGGGTTACTGGACAGATATCGGAACTATACGTTCGTTTTTCGAGGCTAACCTGTCTCTTGCTGATACGGTGCCGGAGTTCAATCTCTATGACAATGATAACTTCATTTATACCAGAGCTCGATTACTTCCTGCGTCGAAATTAATGGGAACAACACTTGAACAGTCTCTTATGGCAGAAGGCTGTATTATCGAAGCCAGCAGGATCGTACAGTCTGTTATTGGTATCAGATCCAGGATCGGTAAGGGGACGACGGTAGAAAACTCGATCATTATGGGTAATGATTACTTCCAGGACCGTAAGGTTATTGAAGAAGCCTCAGATGAAGACCCGGCATTGGGAATTGGACAGAGATGTTATATCAGCAATGCCATTATCGACAAAAACGTGGCGATTGGTCATGATGTCCGAATCGTAGGAGGTACTCACCTTGAAGACGGTGATCACAAATATCACTACGTCAGGGACGGAATCGTGATCGTGAAGAAAAGCACCGTGATCCCTGCGGGAACTACTATTATGTGA
- the sucD gene encoding succinate--CoA ligase subunit alpha, with amino-acid sequence MSVLVGNDTRLIVQGFTGSEGTFHAEQMIEYGTNVVGGVTPGKGGQKHLDKPVFNTVAEAVEHEGANASVIFVPPAFAADAITEAAFAGIEVIICITEGIPVKDMIVAKQVVNSHGATLIGPNCPGVITPGEAKVGIMPGNIFSPGSVGLISRSGTLTYEAVDQLTKAGLGQSTAIGIGGDPVIGTTHLDAVKMFQNDPDTESIVLIGEIGGSAEEEAAAYIKDNVDKPVVAFIAGSTAPPGRRMGHAGAIISGGKGTAQEKKKALAAAGITVVESPADIGMTLKELIGA; translated from the coding sequence ATGAGCGTACTAGTCGGAAATGATACTCGCCTGATCGTTCAGGGTTTTACCGGTAGTGAAGGAACGTTTCACGCCGAGCAAATGATCGAATACGGTACCAATGTTGTTGGTGGCGTTACTCCTGGAAAAGGCGGTCAGAAACACCTTGACAAACCAGTTTTTAACACGGTAGCAGAAGCTGTTGAACATGAAGGTGCCAATGCATCTGTGATCTTTGTGCCACCTGCCTTTGCAGCGGATGCAATTACTGAAGCTGCTTTTGCTGGCATCGAAGTGATCATCTGTATCACAGAAGGTATACCTGTTAAGGACATGATCGTTGCTAAGCAGGTTGTTAATAGCCATGGTGCTACACTGATCGGTCCTAACTGTCCGGGTGTTATTACTCCCGGGGAAGCTAAAGTTGGTATCATGCCCGGAAATATTTTCAGCCCCGGGTCTGTAGGACTGATCTCCCGTTCCGGTACGCTTACTTATGAAGCAGTTGATCAGCTTACGAAAGCAGGTCTCGGTCAAAGTACCGCTATTGGTATTGGCGGTGACCCTGTTATTGGCACAACACACCTTGATGCGGTAAAGATGTTCCAGAATGATCCGGATACAGAATCCATCGTACTGATCGGTGAGATCGGCGGAAGTGCTGAAGAAGAAGCTGCTGCTTATATCAAAGATAATGTAGATAAGCCCGTTGTGGCATTCATCGCAGGTTCTACAGCGCCTCCGGGACGCCGTATGGGACATGCGGGTGCGATCATTTCCGGTGGTAAAGGTACCGCCCAGGAAAAAAAGAAAGCACTTGCCGCTGCCGGTATAACTGTGGTTGAATCGCCTGCAGATATCGGAATGACGCTGAAAGAACTGATCGGCGCCTGA
- a CDS encoding TonB-dependent receptor domain-containing protein, whose protein sequence is MPKSGLLLLLLSLLPAFLQAQSTASISGYVRDAETGETLISANVALQELNKGASTNTLGYYTITNIPAGRYKLLATYIGFRLSSQEITLEAGEKLRLDIDLVPESVQLEEVIVESDSDKEEQKNIGTIQVKTELINELPSVFEADVFRSIQLLPGVKAASDFSSGLYVRGGSPDQTLILLDRTTVYNPSHFFGFFSTFNPDAIKDVRLYKGGYPAEYGGRLGSVLAIYNKDGNRNEFGGSATVGLLASRILLEGPYSRGSWMLAVRRSTLEPLLAGLRQSIDSVPSLFYFLDVNGKVNFDAGENDKLSLAFYSGKDRVNFPFVDDAEFQLDYGNQTLSTNWTHIFSEKLFSNFVFTGSRYFNFPTFELATTQFERDNNIYDYSVKGDLEYLPNDRHQISTGFWAGALTLRLQDRFDGQDTFRSRIHNRYASVYVQDEWRPTQKWKITPGIRMNYFSDGSYFRAEPRVSVEYRASDRLRLQTAYGRYNQFLTLISNEAFSGFDVWLTSDQGVRPAYGDQFIVGAKTIPFKDYGFDVELYYRTMNDLFELDPFLPDAAGFLYADLFRVGEGYAYGAEFFFEKRVGRLTGFIGYTLGYTWRKFPSFNLELQGDNQTARFYPPKYDRRNDINLVGTYRLSRKWKFTASFNYATGQAYTKALGRYELQDFPFNNDDINVFTVGKVNASRLPDYHRLDISFSRTGTFFGIGEAEWQFQLINVYSRRNVWFYNFDFDENPVKRSEVPLLPILPSLSYTVDF, encoded by the coding sequence ATGCCAAAATCAGGCCTGCTGCTTTTACTCCTGTCATTATTACCTGCATTTCTGCAGGCCCAGTCTACTGCTTCAATAAGCGGTTATGTCCGTGATGCTGAAACGGGTGAGACCCTGATCAGTGCCAATGTGGCACTGCAGGAGCTCAATAAAGGAGCGTCTACTAACACGCTGGGATATTATACCATTACGAATATCCCCGCCGGCAGATATAAACTGCTTGCTACTTATATTGGTTTCAGGCTGTCTTCTCAGGAGATCACCCTTGAAGCCGGAGAAAAACTTCGACTGGATATCGACCTTGTGCCTGAATCGGTGCAGCTGGAAGAAGTGATCGTTGAATCGGATTCTGACAAGGAGGAACAAAAGAATATCGGTACCATTCAGGTTAAGACAGAGTTGATCAATGAACTCCCGTCTGTGTTTGAGGCAGATGTATTCCGTTCAATTCAGCTTCTTCCGGGGGTTAAAGCGGCATCGGATTTCTCTTCCGGCCTCTATGTCCGGGGCGGCTCACCGGATCAGACCCTGATCCTTCTGGACCGTACAACCGTCTACAACCCTTCCCACTTCTTCGGTTTCTTTTCCACCTTTAACCCCGATGCCATCAAAGATGTACGCTTGTATAAGGGCGGTTACCCGGCAGAATACGGCGGTCGACTGGGCTCGGTGCTGGCAATTTATAACAAGGATGGGAATCGCAATGAATTCGGGGGCTCAGCAACTGTTGGACTGCTTGCCTCCAGAATATTGCTTGAGGGACCTTATAGCCGCGGGTCATGGATGCTGGCGGTTCGCCGTTCAACACTGGAGCCTCTGCTGGCCGGACTCCGTCAAAGTATAGACAGTGTCCCCTCCCTTTTCTATTTCCTGGATGTGAATGGTAAGGTTAATTTTGATGCAGGCGAAAATGATAAACTGTCCCTGGCCTTCTATTCCGGAAAAGACAGGGTCAATTTCCCATTTGTGGATGATGCTGAATTCCAGCTCGATTACGGAAACCAGACACTCAGTACGAACTGGACCCATATATTTTCGGAAAAGCTCTTTTCAAATTTTGTGTTTACCGGTTCGCGTTATTTTAACTTCCCCACTTTTGAGCTGGCCACCACTCAATTTGAGCGGGATAACAATATTTATGATTATTCGGTCAAAGGAGATCTGGAATATCTTCCTAACGACCGGCATCAGATAAGCACCGGTTTCTGGGCAGGTGCACTTACTTTGAGATTACAGGATCGTTTTGACGGTCAGGATACCTTCCGAAGCAGAATACACAATCGATACGCCTCTGTGTATGTTCAGGACGAATGGAGACCTACGCAGAAATGGAAGATCACTCCCGGAATTCGTATGAATTATTTCTCTGACGGCTCGTATTTCAGAGCTGAGCCAAGGGTGTCTGTCGAATATAGGGCTTCAGACCGCCTGCGTCTTCAGACTGCTTACGGGCGCTATAATCAATTCCTGACACTGATCTCTAATGAAGCCTTCTCCGGCTTTGATGTCTGGCTGACCTCAGATCAGGGAGTGAGACCTGCATATGGAGATCAGTTTATTGTTGGTGCCAAGACCATCCCTTTTAAAGACTATGGCTTTGACGTTGAGCTCTACTACCGCACCATGAATGATCTCTTTGAACTGGACCCATTTCTCCCAGATGCCGCTGGGTTTCTCTACGCAGACCTGTTCCGGGTCGGAGAAGGTTATGCTTATGGTGCTGAATTCTTCTTTGAAAAGCGGGTTGGCAGGCTCACCGGATTTATCGGATATACCCTCGGTTATACCTGGAGGAAATTCCCTTCCTTTAATCTTGAGTTGCAAGGTGATAATCAGACTGCCCGTTTCTATCCTCCTAAATATGACAGGAGAAATGATATTAATCTAGTCGGTACGTATCGACTCAGTAGAAAATGGAAATTTACGGCATCCTTCAACTACGCAACGGGACAGGCATACACTAAAGCACTGGGCCGGTACGAATTGCAGGATTTCCCATTTAACAACGACGACATCAATGTCTTTACCGTCGGTAAAGTAAATGCGTCCAGGCTTCCGGATTATCATCGCCTGGATATCTCTTTTTCCCGCACCGGCACCTTCTTCGGTATCGGAGAAGCTGAATGGCAGTTCCAGCTGATCAATGTTTATTCCAGACGTAATGTGTGGTTTTATAACTTCGATTTTGATGAGAATCCGGTTAAGAGATCCGAAGTACCTCTGTTGCCTATACTTCCATCCCTATCATATACTGTAGATTTTTAA
- a CDS encoding DUF4159 domain-containing protein: MNHLLKTLLLALTLSFLLPAQVLKAQQDGSFEIARVKYRGGGDWYNDPSSLSNLISFTRGRVPVSISSEYKDVSLGSVEIHSYPFLFMTGHGNITVNDSEIRNLRSYLDNGGFLYIDDDYGLDEFIRPILKEVFPDEELIEIPFDHPIYHQVFDFDQGVPKIHEHDNKNPRGYGLFRDGRLVVYYTWESNLGDGWADPEVHNDPPEVRQMALRMGANILVYALTQQ; the protein is encoded by the coding sequence ATGAATCATCTGCTGAAAACTTTACTCCTTGCCCTTACTCTGTCCTTCCTTCTACCGGCTCAGGTACTAAAGGCACAACAGGATGGTAGTTTCGAGATAGCCAGAGTCAAATATCGGGGCGGCGGTGACTGGTATAACGATCCATCCTCCTTAAGCAATCTCATCTCATTTACCCGTGGACGGGTTCCGGTTAGCATTAGCAGCGAGTATAAAGATGTTTCTCTGGGAAGTGTTGAGATCCACAGTTACCCTTTTCTTTTCATGACCGGACACGGGAATATAACAGTAAATGATTCTGAGATACGCAATCTGCGATCTTACCTCGATAACGGTGGCTTCCTTTATATTGATGATGACTACGGACTGGATGAATTTATTCGCCCCATTCTCAAAGAAGTATTTCCGGATGAAGAACTGATCGAGATCCCTTTTGACCATCCGATCTATCACCAGGTATTTGATTTTGATCAGGGTGTCCCTAAGATCCATGAACATGATAATAAGAACCCCCGGGGTTATGGTCTCTTCCGGGATGGACGGCTGGTTGTTTACTATACCTGGGAGTCGAATCTGGGTGATGGCTGGGCTGACCCTGAAGTGCATAATGATCCCCCGGAGGTCAGGCAAATGGCCTTACGAATGGGCGCTAATATCCTGGTCTATGCTTTGACCCAACAGTGA
- a CDS encoding NADP-dependent isocitrate dehydrogenase: MSKNTITIARGDGIGHEIMDSTLQILEAANVPLEYDEIKIGKEVYESGVMSGISPESWDTLAKNKVFLKAPITTPQGSGYKSLNVTIRKTLGLFANVRPVKALVPYVRSNFPTMDVVVVRENEEDLYAGIEHQQTPEVVQCLKLVSRPGCERVIRYAFEYAKAYDRNKVTCMTKDNIMKHTDGLFHEVFDEVRKEYPEIESDHYIIDIGAARLADTPQWFDVVVTLNLYGDIISDITGQISGSVGLGGSGNIGNDFAMFEAIHGSAPDIAGKDVANPSGLINGACMMLAHLNLSDEAELISNALLATIEQGIHTADIKSKEYTKQIVGTKDFTKAVIDHLGERPKHLKSASYGHNNHGIQVNLEKRDVPEKKLVGVDVFIDWTSDDRNPDDLGKRLDADCGEDMKLKMITNRGVKVYPEGRPETFCTDHWRCRFIAKDASAGNYTEINGKDVIQLLSNLNDAGHDCIKTENLYEFDGKRGFSLGQGE; encoded by the coding sequence ATGAGTAAGAATACTATCACTATTGCCCGGGGAGACGGTATAGGGCATGAAATCATGGATTCCACCCTTCAGATACTGGAGGCTGCAAATGTACCTCTTGAGTACGATGAGATCAAGATCGGTAAGGAAGTGTATGAATCCGGAGTAATGTCCGGAATCTCACCGGAATCCTGGGATACACTGGCAAAAAATAAAGTATTCCTAAAGGCTCCAATAACAACTCCACAGGGAAGCGGTTATAAGAGTCTGAATGTAACTATCAGAAAAACGCTGGGACTTTTTGCAAACGTCCGCCCGGTTAAAGCACTGGTACCCTACGTAAGAAGTAACTTTCCGACCATGGATGTAGTTGTGGTTCGTGAGAATGAGGAAGACCTTTACGCGGGGATTGAGCATCAGCAAACCCCCGAAGTTGTACAGTGCCTGAAACTGGTATCACGCCCGGGATGTGAGCGTGTTATCCGATATGCATTTGAATATGCCAAGGCTTACGACCGTAATAAAGTGACCTGCATGACCAAAGATAATATTATGAAGCATACGGATGGATTGTTTCATGAAGTATTCGATGAGGTCAGAAAGGAATATCCTGAGATAGAAAGCGACCATTATATCATCGATATTGGTGCAGCCCGTCTGGCAGATACACCCCAATGGTTCGATGTTGTGGTGACTCTGAATCTGTACGGAGATATTATTTCAGATATAACGGGACAGATCTCCGGTTCAGTTGGCCTGGGCGGTTCCGGAAATATCGGAAATGATTTTGCCATGTTCGAAGCGATCCACGGTTCAGCTCCTGACATAGCCGGAAAAGATGTTGCTAATCCCTCAGGACTTATCAACGGCGCATGTATGATGCTCGCCCATCTGAATCTTAGTGACGAGGCTGAGCTTATTTCCAACGCACTGCTTGCTACTATTGAGCAGGGTATTCACACTGCCGACATTAAATCCAAAGAGTATACCAAGCAGATCGTCGGCACGAAGGATTTCACAAAAGCGGTCATTGATCATTTAGGTGAACGACCTAAGCATCTGAAGTCAGCCTCCTACGGTCATAATAATCACGGGATCCAAGTAAACCTGGAAAAGCGTGATGTTCCCGAGAAAAAACTGGTCGGTGTAGATGTATTTATCGACTGGACCAGTGATGACCGTAACCCGGATGACCTCGGCAAGCGACTGGACGCAGACTGCGGTGAGGATATGAAACTCAAAATGATCACCAACCGCGGAGTTAAAGTGTATCCTGAGGGTCGTCCTGAGACCTTCTGCACCGATCACTGGAGATGCAGGTTCATAGCCAAAGATGCTTCAGCCGGTAATTACACTGAGATAAATGGTAAAGATGTTATTCAGTTACTTTCCAACCTGAATGACGCAGGCCATGACTGCATTAAAACCGAAAATCTCTACGAATTCGACGGAAAACGAGGGTTCTCACTCGGACAGGGAGAATAA